CGCGCCCGCCCGCCCAACACGTCGCACCCGTCGACTTTCCATTTCAAGGAATGATCTTTGAAGCCGTGATTCAATAATTAACCAAACGGCCGCGCCAAACACTTCGGGCGGCCGTTGTTTTCCTGTCCGACGAAGGTTCTGCCCATGCGTGCGTACCTGGTTCGCCGCGTGCTCCTGGCTTTACTGACGATGTGGGCGGTCTCCGTCCTGCTTTTTCATCCGCGTTGCGCCAAGCCGCTGTTCTTGACGCCCAAACACCCCTACACCGCGGCGCTGCTGTTGGCGGTCCCCAAGCCCGACCGGCGCCAGCGCGTCAACCGCATCGTGTTGCGCGGCGAGGTGGCCGACCCGGCCAACCCGCCGTCCGGCTGCTATTTCCATCCGCGTTGCGCCTAGGCCCAGGACACCTGCAAGCAGGAAAAGGTGTTGCAGGAGATCGCCCCCGGCCATCTGGTCCGCTGTCACCGCGCCAAGGAATTGACCCTGCGTTTAATCGATCGATCGCGGCGCGCCCGTTGATCGGTTTCGCCGTCTGAAGGCGACTGGTAACAAAAGTTGGCGGGCGGTTTTTCCGGCGGCGGGGCCGGCCGGGACTATGGCAACATTAAGGCTTCGGCCCTCGCGAAGCGGCGGGGTGGTCAACAGCGGGTTGGGCGGGAGCCGCGACAACTGGTTTTTTGTTCGTCGGTTCAGGAGACAGCCATTCATGAAGTTCCCGTTGGTGGTCTTGTTCGCTTCGCTGGTCGTCGCCGCCGGCTGCACCGGCAGCGAGACCGGTGACATGCCCGGCCCGGGCGGCAGGACCGGATCGGGCAGCGGCGGGTCGGGCGGCTCGGGCTCGGGTGGATCGGGCGAATCGGGCTCGGGCGGCGGTTCGGGCGGGCTGTTCGGCAGCGGCACCGGCGGGCTTTTCGGCACCGGCGGGGCGTTCGGCAGCGGCACGGGAGGAACCCGCGCCGACGCGGGCGCCGACACATCGCCATCCGACGCGGGCGCCGACGCCTCCGACGCCCCGCTGTCTTACAACGTCGACGTCGCGTACATCCTTTACTTCAACTGCGGTGGCTGCCACCTGTCGGTACAGACTCAGGGCGGGTTCGACATGAAGATCGTGGACAGCCTGAACCCGGGGCCGGCCGCCTACCCCGCCATCACCGCGTCGGTGTCGTCCGACCATGCCGGCTGCACGGCGCTGGATTCCACCAAGAAGCGCGTGGTGCCCTTCAAGCCGAACAACAGCCTGCTCTACATCAAGATCAGCAGCGCCGGCCCGCCCTCCGGCTGTGGCGGCCACATGCCGAACGGCGCCAACATGGCCCCCAATCAGATCGCCACGATCAAGACCTGGATCACCCAGGGCGCGAAGCCCTGAGCGCGCGGCGCGGTCTTTCACGGCGCGGTTTACATCGCCGGGCGGAGCGCTCTTTTTTCGGATCCGTCAAAGACTCCTCGTCAGAGGAGGGCGAGCGCAGCGAGCGGCGTTCAGTTCATTTTGCGGTAGACGCCGATGACGACGCCAATGATGTTGATGCTCTTGAACTCGCGCTTTTTGACCAGGATCGGCTGCATGCTGGCGTTGGCCGGCTGAAAACGGATGGTGTCGCCTTCGGGGTAATACCGTTTGACCGTGGCTTCGTCGTTGATCATCGCCACCACGGTGTCGCCGCGGTTGGCTTGCAGCTGCTTGCGCACGAAGATGAAGTCACCGTCGAAGATGCCGTCTTCGATCATCGATTCGCCCTTGACCCGCAGGGCGAACACCTCGCGCGTCTGGCCGATGAAGAAACGATCGACCTGCACGGTGTCCTGCACGTTCTCCACCGCCAGGAGCGGCACGCCGGCCGCCACCCGTCCCACCAGCGGGATCTCGACGATGTCGGCGCGGGCGTCATCACGCTCGCGCGTCGCCGCCGCCGTCTGCCCGCCCAGCGCCACCGGCCGCAGGGCGCGGGATTTGAGATCTTCGCGCTGCAGGTACCCTTTTTTTTCCAGGGCGCGCAGGTGATCGTTCACGCCGTTGGTCGATCGAATGCCGAAGTGCGTGCCGATCTCGCGCAAGGTCGGCGGGTAACCGCGTTCGACGATCGACTGCGAAATGAAATCGAGGATCTCTTGCTGGCGATCCGTCAGCACGCCCCGGGTATCGTCTCGAACCAAAGTGAGCGAGCCCATCGTTGTCCTCCGCTTTCATCCACACGCCGTCGACACTGAACAGACGTATGGTACGGAACAAATGTGCCGTGTCAAGCTTCGTCGGGTTCTGATGCCCAGTCACGGCGCGCGCAGATCGCTTCCACCGTCGCGGCCTCCGGGCTGCCCGGCTCGGGCGCGTGGGCGTACTCCCAGCGCACCTCGGGCGGCAGCGACATCAAGATCGATTCAATGCGCCCCTCGGTGCGCAGGCCGAAGACCGTGCCGCGATCGTAAAGCAGATTGAACTCGACATAGCGCCCGCGCCGCACCAGCTGCCAGCGCCGTTCGCGCTCGCCCCAGGGGTCGCGGCGCCGCCGTTCGACGATGGGCAGGTAGGCGTCGACGAACGAATCGGCAATGTCGCGCACGAAGGCGAAGACGCGCTCGGGATCGCCTTCCACCGGCGACGGGCGGGCCACGCCGGCCACCGGGGTCTGGCCGGCGGTGACCTCGGCGCCCGCCCCCAGATAGTCGAAGAAAACGCCGCCCACTCCGCGCGGCTCTTGCCGGTGCGGCAGAAAGAAATAGTCGTCGCACCAGTGTTTGAAGCGCGGAAAAAAATCGGCGTCGTGGCGCGCGCAGGCGGCGCGCAGCGTGCGGTGAAAGTGCGCGGCGTCCTCGGCGACGGCGTAGTACGGCGTCAGATCGGCGCCGCCGCCGAACCAGGCCACGTCGCCCCGCTGCAGAAAACGAAAGTTGGCGTGGGTGGTGGGCACGCGCGGGCTTTGCGGGTGCAGCACCAGCGACACGCCGGCGGCGCGAAACGCCGCCCCCTCGCCCGGCAGCGCCTTGCTCATCTCGGGCCGCAGCTTTCCGTGCACGTCGGAGAAATTCACGCCCGCCTTTTCGAACAGCGCCCCGTCGGCCAGCACGCGCGATCGCCCGCCGCCGCCGCCCGGGCGGGTCCATTCGTCCTGGCGAAACGCGCCCCCGTCGGCCCGCTCCAGCGCGTCCACGATGCGGTCCTGCAGGCCGCGAAAAAAAGCCACCGCCCGATCGACCAGTGGCGCGCCTCGGTCGGTCTCCGTCGCCGCGCTCATGCCTGCCGGGCGGTGCGCGGCTTCAGCGCCCGCAGTTTGTCTTCGACGTCGCGAAACTTGGCGTCGCGCCGCGAGACCTTCTCGTAAAAGTACAGCGCCTCCTGCCGATCGTTCATCCGCTCGAAGGCGCCGCCCAACAAATAATAGAGCAGCGTCGATTCGGTGGCGGTGGCCTGCGCGCAGTTCAACGCTTCTTTGTAGCGCATCACCGCCTCGGTGAACGACGCCTTCGCCTCCAGGCACTCGCCGATCATCGTGAGGGCAAAGACCTGCCGGCGCGGATCGCGGGCCAGCTGCTTGAACTCGGCGATGGCCGGATCCCACAGGCCCATCTCTTTGTAAGCGATGCCCAGATCGCCGTGCGAGGCGACGTCGACCGCTTGCCCATCGGCCATCCGCGCCAGCGGCGCGCCGCCGCGCCGGCCGCCCGACCCAACCTTGTCGATCACCGTGGCCGGCGCGCCCGGGATGGCGCCGGCGCCTGATTGGGCCTGCACCATCTGCCGGACCTGGTGCAGTTTGCGATCGATGGCGTCGTGGCGCCCGAAACGATTCTGCAGATCGGTCAGCAACGCGCCCGCTTCGTCGGGCATGGCCTGCTCGATGAAAAAATCCACCTGCTCCATCTCCGACAGCAGGTCGTCCTCGCGGGAATTTCGGGCGATGTTCACTTCGGACAGCGGATCGTCCTCGAAGGCCAGCACCTCGGGGCCGCCGGCGTACGGATCGACTTCGATCTCCACCTCGTCGGTTTCGCCCAGGGTATCCTCGTCGACGATGTCGTCGTCCGACGCTTCCAGGGCGTCGCTGGAGGCGATCTCCAGACGGCCGCTGCGCGCGGTCTCCTGCGAGGTGATCTCGCTGGGCGCGGCGGGCGCCGGCCCGCCCCCCGGCGGCGCCAGCAAGGCGCGCGCTTTTTCCGACGTGGGATCGAGATCCAGCGCGCGCCCCGCCAGCTTTAGCGCGGCCGCTCGATCGGTCGGCAGAAGGTGCGCGGCCAGGTGCAAAAGCTCGTCGGCGGCGTCGGCCTTGCGGCCGAGCTGCGCCAGCACGGCCGACAGTTTTTCGCGCGCCGTTTGATCATTCGGCTGGATCTCGAACACCCGGCGCAGGTGATCGACCGCCCGATCGAGCAGCCCGTATTTCACGAACACATCGGTCTCGGCCATGATGCGCGAGACGTCCGGGTTGGGAGGCGGCGCGCCGGCAGAATCGCCGCCGGTGGCCGCCCCGCCGATGTCCATCTTGAAGCGCGCCTGGCTGGTCAGCCCCAGCGGCGTCGGCAACGAGCGCCGTCCGCCAGCGGCCGCTTCCGGCAACGGCGGCGTGCCCGACGCCGACGGCGGCGCGCCCAGCGAGCGCAGCGGCGCCAGCCCCCCCATCCCGCCCGTCGACATCACCGATCCGGAACGGGTGTTCCAGCGTTTGATCAGCTCTTGCGTCTCGCTGTCGCCGGGCGCCAGCGACGCCGCCTTGCGGATGGCCGCGTCGCGCTCGCCGCTGCGGCCGCCTTCGTCGTGAAGCTGGGCCAGCTCTTTCCAGACTGACGCCGCCTTGGGCGCCTCGATCTGTTCGAAGGCGCGGGCCATCAGCGTGACGTTGCGCGGATCGCGCGGGTCTGCCTTCAGCGCGCCCTGCAGCCGGGCCAGGGCCTGCCGCCCGTTGTTCTTGCTGATGTAGACGTCGGCCAGCTCGCGCGCCACCTCGAAGTTTTCGGCCTGGAAAAATAGCAGCCGCTCGGCCACGCGCACGAACTCGTCGGTGCGGCCCTGCGCCTTCAATTTCTCCGCGGCCTTGCCCAGCTCCCGCACCGCCTCGGCGGTGTCGCCGGCCTGCGACGCGGCCTCGGCCAGCTTGATGCGGGCGACGACGTTCTCGGGGCTGATCTCCACCATCTGGCGCAAGGCCGCCAGGGCCTCCGGCATCTTCCCGGCCTTTTGATAGGCCGCCGCCGCCAGGTCGAATTGCGACCAGGCGTC
Above is a genomic segment from Polyangia bacterium containing:
- a CDS encoding oligopeptide/dipeptide ABC transporter ATP-binding protein encodes the protein MRAYLVRRVLLALLTMWAVSVLLFHPRCAKPLFLTPKHPYTAALLLAVPKPDRRQRVNRIVLRGEVADPANPPSGCYFHPRCA
- the lexA gene encoding transcriptional repressor LexA: MGSLTLVRDDTRGVLTDRQQEILDFISQSIVERGYPPTLREIGTHFGIRSTNGVNDHLRALEKKGYLQREDLKSRALRPVALGGQTAAATRERDDARADIVEIPLVGRVAAGVPLLAVENVQDTVQVDRFFIGQTREVFALRVKGESMIEDGIFDGDFIFVRKQLQANRGDTVVAMINDEATVKRYYPEGDTIRFQPANASMQPILVKKREFKSINIIGVVIGVYRKMN
- the hemF gene encoding oxygen-dependent coproporphyrinogen oxidase — protein: MSAATETDRGAPLVDRAVAFFRGLQDRIVDALERADGGAFRQDEWTRPGGGGGRSRVLADGALFEKAGVNFSDVHGKLRPEMSKALPGEGAAFRAAGVSLVLHPQSPRVPTTHANFRFLQRGDVAWFGGGADLTPYYAVAEDAAHFHRTLRAACARHDADFFPRFKHWCDDYFFLPHRQEPRGVGGVFFDYLGAGAEVTAGQTPVAGVARPSPVEGDPERVFAFVRDIADSFVDAYLPIVERRRRDPWGERERRWQLVRRGRYVEFNLLYDRGTVFGLRTEGRIESILMSLPPEVRWEYAHAPEPGSPEAATVEAICARRDWASEPDEA
- a CDS encoding tetratricopeptide repeat protein, producing MISKKDKILAAAQKFVERGQLDKALAEFAKVVQEDPKETRTWLKMAELHAKRGAAADATEIYLKTGEQYSEQGFFQKAVAVYKNVLKLSPGLVQGHAKLADAYKRLGLMSDAWSQFDLAAAAYQKAGKMPEALAALRQMVEISPENVVARIKLAEAASQAGDTAEAVRELGKAAEKLKAQGRTDEFVRVAERLLFFQAENFEVARELADVYISKNNGRQALARLQGALKADPRDPRNVTLMARAFEQIEAPKAASVWKELAQLHDEGGRSGERDAAIRKAASLAPGDSETQELIKRWNTRSGSVMSTGGMGGLAPLRSLGAPPSASGTPPLPEAAAGGRRSLPTPLGLTSQARFKMDIGGAATGGDSAGAPPPNPDVSRIMAETDVFVKYGLLDRAVDHLRRVFEIQPNDQTAREKLSAVLAQLGRKADAADELLHLAAHLLPTDRAAALKLAGRALDLDPTSEKARALLAPPGGGPAPAAPSEITSQETARSGRLEIASSDALEASDDDIVDEDTLGETDEVEIEVDPYAGGPEVLAFEDDPLSEVNIARNSREDDLLSEMEQVDFFIEQAMPDEAGALLTDLQNRFGRHDAIDRKLHQVRQMVQAQSGAGAIPGAPATVIDKVGSGGRRGGAPLARMADGQAVDVASHGDLGIAYKEMGLWDPAIAEFKQLARDPRRQVFALTMIGECLEAKASFTEAVMRYKEALNCAQATATESTLLYYLLGGAFERMNDRQEALYFYEKVSRRDAKFRDVEDKLRALKPRTARQA